Proteins found in one Eretmochelys imbricata isolate rEreImb1 chromosome 9, rEreImb1.hap1, whole genome shotgun sequence genomic segment:
- the EDA2R gene encoding tumor necrosis factor receptor superfamily member 27 → MKRGPVLVFTLFLVTEVRGAAPNPMECQESEYLDEHRKCVPCRECGPGWELSKECGYGEGRDAQCTACPPRRFKDSWGFHGCKPCLSCPLINRVQKSNCTATSNAACGECLPGFYSKTRIGGLQDLECIPCTKQTPSSEPQCSSRSSLVKAAIPTVPPQDTALLVLTSSALVIIALVLLALAIICCKRFWKSQCQRVFLRTQSFSAQRVMFWASAMPSRFPCEEQMSSPCCLGVKNLSPCSRQAEGPVEPVQFISDGEAIGLQIPALQPNAEAIAISPNPKSQLARSVLETQPLIRNSGFSDYSAGVSSSSDARQGPAGFTEALTPLSSCASEMQPRWPHAPVECTELDLQKFSTQAEFTGTKNQEDAEKQVAQRVRRHTDELTLEVPLFGAPLITQSELDLDPARGSSSSFQIPTAESREQPVNDVLSLVSEISRATQGLPIAQLPHSLVLSLGFQLDPCLSGLKNFSHVGVELGVPSHLVSRMSGFKQLVAHLASSGDAVTVPALAQVLQRLQRFDALLLLCDHFIMSQAQGCQH, encoded by the exons ATGAAGAGAGGCCCAGTGCTGGTTTTTACCCTATTTCTTGTCACCGAG GTCCGAGGTGCTGCTCCAAACCCAATGGAATGCCAGGAGAGTGAGTATCTGGATGAGCACAGGAAGTGTGTTCCTTGCAGAGAGTGTGGCCCTGGATGGGAGCTTTCCAAG GAGTGTGGCTATGGTGAAGGAAGGGATGCACAGTGCACTGCTTGCCCTCCCAGGAGGTTTAAGGACAGCTGGGGGTTccatggttgcaaaccttgtCTTTCCTGTCCCCTCATCAACCGTGTCCAGAAATCCAACTGCACTGCCACTTCCAATGCAGCCTGTGGGGAATGTCTGCCAGG GTTTTACAGTAAAACCCGGATtggcgggctgcaggatctggaATGCATCCCATGCACAAAGCAGACGCCTTCCTCTGAGCCTCAGT GCAGCTCCAGGTCTAGCCTGGTGAAGGCAGCGATTCCCACAGTACCTCCCCAGGACACTGCCCTCCTAGTGCTAACCAGCAGTGCGCTAGTCATCATTGCGTTGGTGCTGCTGGCACTCGCCATCATCTGCTGCAAGCGCTTCTGGAAGAGCCAGTGTCAGCGAG TGTTTCTGAGGACCCAGAGTTTCTCGGCCCAGAGGGTGATGTTCTGGGCCTCAGCCATGCCAAGCAGGTTTCCCTGTGAGGAACAGATGTCTAGTCCCTGCTGCTTGGGTGTGAAGAACCTGAGCCCATGCTCCAGGCAAGCAGAAG GTCCCGTTGAACCGGTTCAGTTCATTTCGGATGGTGAAGCCATAGGCCTGCAgatccctgctctccagcccaATGCGGAAGCGATTGCCATCAGCCCCAATCCCAAATCCCAGCTGGCGAGGAGCGTCTTGGAGACCCAACCCCTGATAAGGAACTCAGGGTTCAGCGACTATTCTGCGGGGGTCTCGTCATCCTCTGATGCCAGGCAGGGCCCAGCTGGGTTCACAGAGGCCCTGACTCCCCTCTCATCATGTGCTTCAGAGATGCAACCCAGGTGGCCCCATGCCCCGGTGGAGTGCACGGAGCTAGACCTGCAGAAGTTCTCCACCCAGGCTGAGTTTACGGGTACCAAAAACCAGGAGGATGCAGAGAAGCAGGTGGCTCAGAGGGTCCGGAGACATACAGATGAACTAACCCTTGAAGTGCCCCTGTTTGGTGCCCCTCTGATAACACAAAGTGAACTTGATCTGGACCCTGCCAGGGGGTCATCCTCATCCTTCCAAATTCCCACTGCTGAAAGCAGGGAGCAGCCT GTGAATGATGTCCTGAGCCTTGTGAGTGAGATTAGCAGAGCCACACAAG GTCTCCCCATAgcacagctcccccactccttgGTGCTGTCACTCGGCTTCCAGTTGGACCCTTGCTTGTCTGGTCTCAAGAATTTCAGCCAcgtgggggtggagctgggggtccCATCACATCTGGTGAGCAGGATGTCTGGATTCAAGCAGCTCGTTGCTCACCTCGCCTCCTCAGGAGACGCAGTCACTGTTCCCGCCCTGGCCCAGGTCCTACAGCGACTCCAGCGCTTCGACGCCTTGCTCCTACTCTGTGATCATTTCATTATGAGCCAGGCCCAGGGCTGCCAACACTAG